GATTGATCCCCAGAAAGAAATCAGCGTCCTCGAAGCTGGCACGGAAGATGTTATCGATCCGAAAACGAAGAAGACCTTCGAGCAGCCCGACTACATGATTGACGTGATTCGTCACGGCGATAAGGATTGGTATCTCTCACGGAAGATCGTCTTCAGCCGCGTCGACCTCCAGCCCCACCGTCAGATCGTTTACGACAAGATGGGCAATGTCGCCACCGACACGCGCTATGAAAAGTTCCGCGACTTCGGCGGCCTCAACTTCCCGTCAGTCATTCACATCTGGCGCCCTCAGGAGGAGTACGACATCGTGCTCACCATCGAGAAGCTCCAGGCCAACGTTCCCCTGCGTGACGACCAGTTCGCGCTCCAGCAGCCGCCGGGATCGACCCTGGTGCGCCTGGGCGCCGGGCAGCCTTCCTTCACCTCCAGCGACGGCACGCATCCCCCAGCCGACAAGCCGAGGTAAAGCTCTCACCGTTTACAATCGCCGCAATGAACAAATTGGTCCTCTCCAACCTGGTGCACCGCCCGCTGCGGTCGCTCATCAGCATTGTCGCCATCGGAATCGAGGTTACGCTCATCCTCGTCATCGTCGGCCTGTCGGTCGGGATGTTGAATGACGCCGCGGAGCGTCAGCGCGGTATCGGCGCCGACATCATGATCCAGCCGCCCGGATCGTCGTTCATCAGCACCATCAGCGGTGCGCCGGTTTCCATCAAGCTCGCCGACGTTCTTCGCAAACAGCCACACGTCGCCATGGTCTCGCCCGTCATAACCCAGCTCACGACGGGCGGAACGTTGGAAGCCATCACTGGCGTGGACCTGAACACCTATCCGTTGGGGCATCCGCTGAAATACCTCGCCGGTGGCCCATTTCAAAATCCGGACGACGTTATCGTAGATGACGTGTGGGCGCGCTCGCACAACGCGCGTGTCGGGGACCGTGTGGACGTGCTGAATCACCAGGCGCGCATCTGCGGCATCGTGGAGCACGGTGTTGGCGGCCGCAGGCTGCTGCGGCTCGATACTCTGCAGGATTGGATCGGCGCTCCCGGCAAGGCGACCATCTTTTATGTGAAGGCCGACGATCCCGGCAACACCAACCTGATCGTTGACGAGCTAAGAAAGCTTCCCGGCATGGAGGGATACCAGATTCGGTCCATCGCCGATTACATGACCATGATGACGACGGAGAACCTGCCCGGCCTCTCGATTTTCCTCAACGTTGTCATCGGGATCGCGGTGATCATCGGCTTTATTGTGATCTTTCAGGCCATGTACACCGCTGTCATGGAGCGCACTCGCGAAATCGGCATACTTAAGTCTCTCGGCGCCTCCAAGGTTTACATCGTGAACGTTGTTCTGCGTGAAACCGTGCTTTTGGCGATTTGCGGCGTAGCTGTCGGAATCGGGATTAGCTTCGCCACTCGCGGCGCGCTCGAGGCCCGCTTCCCCACGCTTCCCATCGAGATCGGCGCGCGCTGGCTCGTGCGCGCCGCCGGAATCGCTGTTGTCGGCGCGCTTCTGGGCGCGGTTTACCCTGCCTACAAAGCGGCTCGCAAGGATCCGATCGACGCCCTCGCCTATGAGTAAGTTAAGTGGTTGAAAAACAAAGCTGTAGATGGCTTGAGCCGCTGACGGCTTGCCGCCTGGTAGGAAAGTAAGATATTCTTACTTGCGGAGGCGTGCGTTGTGAAGGTTCCTCCGGAAAAGATCAAACCGGCCGTCGTCCGTCTGCGCCCTAAAAACCAGATCACACTGCCCAACTCCCTGGTCGAGCGGCTTGGGTTGGAACCCGACGACTACCTCGAAGTCTGTATCGGGCCGCGCGGCGGTTTCGAGTGCGTGCCCGCCCGCTTCGTCCGCAGCGGGACTCGCGAGGCAGCCGCCGAAGAACGCCAGGTCGACGCCGAGTTGGCCGCCGGCGACTACCAGAGTTTTTCCAGCGTGGAATCCGCTCTCAAAGCGCTCGACGCGGCCGCCGCCGGCGCCAACCTCGAGACCAAAGCCGAAGCAGCCTCTTTCGCCGAAGAGTCCCTCGCAATCCACCGGCAGCTCGAGCAGGCCGACCTCGCCATCCGCAACTTGAGCCGCCTGGTGGACGACATGCGCACGCGCGCCAACGCCGTCTACGGGCGCACCGGCACGCCGCGGGAGGTTCGCCGCCAAAAGCCAAAGACCAAGAGCGCTCGCCGTCGGGATGAACGGGATGAGCTTACGGCTGGTGACTGAAACTTTGCGGCCGCATACAATGCCCGCGCGCTACTCTGCACGCCGTGGCTGACCTGGAAGTCGAAATCCGCATGCCCAATTCCTTTCGCAAGCGCTATGCCCTGCTGCTGCGCTCCCTTCGCGAGGAACAAGGCGACGAGGCGGCCATGGCCACTCGGCAAGCTTTTCAACGCGCCCTCCAGGCGCTCCAGTCCAAGGGCTGGAAGAACGCCCCTCCGTTCAAGACGGAAGGTTTCACCGGATATCGCTTTTCGTATCCCCTCTCGGCCGACTATCTGCTCATTCTCGACGTGCAAACGTTCTTCAACGATGAGAAGCCCGTTCGGCGTGTTCTCACGCTCCGCCGTATCGCCCGCGCCGGCTAGCCCAGTTTGCTGTAGAGATCGCAACCGAAGCCCAAAGTCATCAGACCGAATCCGAGCCGAGCCAGCACCACCGAGTGCCGGACCACGCCGCGCCGGAAGCGCTCATAGGAGAGCGGTCGCCCGCCGCCCGTTCTTACCGGCACGCCGGCTGCGGCGGCATCCTCCGTGGCCGCTTTTGTGCCCTCGTCCACCACATCGCGCGACTCGGCGGATAGCGCATCGATCGCCAGAATCACGCCCCCAAAAAAGTTCAGCAGTACACCCGCTACTTCGGCGTTGTTGCTCATCGGCTCCTCCCGGATCGCGAGTGTAGCAACCTCCGTTTTGCCCCGCCGTTCGTTGACAATCCGCTCTCAAGTCCTGTATCTTTTAGACTTTGCTGTACCTGCAGTTGCCCGCCTGGAGAACCCCTTTCTGTCGGTTCTGCGCGGAATGTGGGCTCAGCGGTCTTTCTTTGCGTCATTTTCTGGGAGAGTTCAGATGTCAACCTATTTCCCCAAAGAGGGGGAAATTGCGCGCAAGTGGTTCGTCGTGGATGCCTCGGGGCAGACGCTCGGGCGCCTCGCTACGCGTGTCGCCAGCATCCTCGCGGGCAAGGAAAGCCCGCGCTACACGCCCTTCATTGACGTAGGTGACCACGTCGTCGTCGTGAACGCCGACAAGATCCGCCTCACCGGCATGAAGGCCGAGAGCAAGGTGTATCGTCGCTACACCGGCTACCCCGGCGGTCTGCGCTCGGAGGAGTTCCGCAAGCGCTTCGCGCGCCGTCCCGAAGACGTTGTTGAGGACGCCATCACCGGCATGCTGCCCAAAACAAAAATGGGCCGCGCCATGGCGAAGAAGCTGAAGGTTTATCGCGGCGATAAGCACCCGCACCAGGCCCAGCAGCCGCAGGCGCTGCAGGAAGCCAAGCGGGCATAGTTTCAGGCGGGCCGTATTCGGCTCGCCTCATTTTTTGGAAAGGGTTGTCGCGGGACATCGCGCCCGCATCTGAAATCATGGCTGATCTGGTTCAGTACTACGGCACGGGACGTCGCAAGTCGAGCATCGCTCGCGTGTTCTTGCGTCCCGGCTCGGGCGAGTTCACGGTGAACGGTCGCCCCTTCGACCAGTATTTCGTGACCGAGGCGCAGCGCAACACCGCCAAGCGCCCTCTCGCCATCGCCGAAGTCGGCAGCAACTTCAACGTTGTCGCCAATGTGTCCGGCGGCGGCGTCAACGGGCAGTCCGGCGCCGTCAAGCTGGGCATCGCCCGCGCGTTGCTGGAGTTCAACGTCGAGCTCCGCTCCAAGCTGAAGGCCGACGGCCTGCTCTCGCGCGATTCCCGCGCTAAAGAGCGCAAGAAGTACGGCCAGAAGGGTGCGCGCAAACGCTTCCAGTTCAGCAAGCGCTAGTTTGGGTTTTGGTTTTCAGTTCTTTTGAGAACTGAGAACTGGCAACTGAGAAATGATCTTTCCCGTTCCGCCTCTGGCGAAGCGGGGGCGGGAAAATAATCTGCTGCCGCGCTCGTGCCGGCAGCGGATGCAATCTATCGAGGAGGTTGTTTGGCTAACATCACCATGAAGGAGCTGCTCGAAGCGGGCGTCCACTTCGGGCACCAGACCAAGCGCTGGAATCCCAAGATGAAGGAGTTCATCTTCGGCGAGCGCAACGGCATTTACATCATCGACCTGCAGAAGACGCTCAAGATGTTCAAGGAAGCGTCCAAGTTCGTGCAGGACCTGGCCGCCGAAGGACGCATCGTCCTCTTCGTGGGCACCAAGCGCCAGGCACAGGACGCGATCGCCGAAGAAGCGCAGCGCTGTGGCATGTTCTACGTTAACCAGCGCTGGCTCGGCGGCCTGCTCACCAACTGGGTCACCGTCCAGAAGTCGGTCAAGCGCCTCAAAGAG
This genomic interval from Terriglobales bacterium contains the following:
- a CDS encoding AbrB/MazE/SpoVT family DNA-binding domain-containing protein yields the protein MKVPPEKIKPAVVRLRPKNQITLPNSLVERLGLEPDDYLEVCIGPRGGFECVPARFVRSGTREAAAEERQVDAELAAGDYQSFSSVESALKALDAAAAGANLETKAEAASFAEESLAIHRQLEQADLAIRNLSRLVDDMRTRANAVYGRTGTPREVRRQKPKTKSARRRDERDELTAGD
- a CDS encoding FtsX-like permease family protein, with protein sequence MNKLVLSNLVHRPLRSLISIVAIGIEVTLILVIVGLSVGMLNDAAERQRGIGADIMIQPPGSSFISTISGAPVSIKLADVLRKQPHVAMVSPVITQLTTGGTLEAITGVDLNTYPLGHPLKYLAGGPFQNPDDVIVDDVWARSHNARVGDRVDVLNHQARICGIVEHGVGGRRLLRLDTLQDWIGAPGKATIFYVKADDPGNTNLIVDELRKLPGMEGYQIRSIADYMTMMTTENLPGLSIFLNVVIGIAVIIGFIVIFQAMYTAVMERTREIGILKSLGASKVYIVNVVLRETVLLAICGVAVGIGISFATRGALEARFPTLPIEIGARWLVRAAGIAVVGALLGAVYPAYKAARKDPIDALAYE
- the rpsI gene encoding 30S ribosomal protein S9, with product MADLVQYYGTGRRKSSIARVFLRPGSGEFTVNGRPFDQYFVTEAQRNTAKRPLAIAEVGSNFNVVANVSGGGVNGQSGAVKLGIARALLEFNVELRSKLKADGLLSRDSRAKERKKYGQKGARKRFQFSKR
- the rplM gene encoding 50S ribosomal protein L13 codes for the protein MSTYFPKEGEIARKWFVVDASGQTLGRLATRVASILAGKESPRYTPFIDVGDHVVVVNADKIRLTGMKAESKVYRRYTGYPGGLRSEEFRKRFARRPEDVVEDAITGMLPKTKMGRAMAKKLKVYRGDKHPHQAQQPQALQEAKRA